In the genome of Eschrichtius robustus isolate mEscRob2 chromosome 12, mEscRob2.pri, whole genome shotgun sequence, one region contains:
- the PDHB gene encoding pyruvate dehydrogenase E1 component subunit beta, mitochondrial → MAVVAGLTRRPLEQVSGLLRRRFHRTAPAALQVTVREAINQGMDEELERDEKVFLLGEEVAQYDGAYKVSRGLWKKYGDKRIIDTPISEMGFAGIAVGAAMAGLRPICEFMTFNFSMQAIDQVINSAAKTYYMSGGSQPVPIVFRGPNGASAGVAAQHSQCFAAWYGHCPGLKVVSPWSSEDAKGLIKSAIRDNNPVVVLENELMYGVPFELPPEAQSKDFLIPIGKAKIERQGTNVTIVSHSRPVSHCLEAATVLSKEGIECEVINMRTIRPMDIETIEASVMKTNHLVTVEGGWPQFGVGAEICARIMEGPAFNFLDAPVIRVTGADVPMPYAKVLEDNSVPQVKDIIFAIKKTLNI, encoded by the exons ATGGCGGTGGTGGCTGGGTTGACGCGGAGACCCCTTGAGCAG GTCTCCGGGCTGCTGAGGAGGCGCTTCCACCGCACAGCGCCGGCTGCACTGCAG GTGACAGTTCGTGAGGCTATAAATCAAGGTATGGATGAGGAGCTGGAAAGAGATGAGAAGGTATTTCTACTTGGGGAAGAAGTTGCCCAGTATGATGGGGCATATAAG GTTAGTCGAGGCCTGTGGAAGAAATATGGAGATAAGAGGATCATAGACACTCCCATATCTGAG ATGGGTTTTGCTGGAATTGCTGTAGGTGCTGCTATG GCTGGGTTGCGGCCCATTTGTGAATTTATGACCTTCAACTTCTCTATGCAAGCCATCGACCAGGTTATAAACTCAGCTGCCAAGACCTACTACATGTCAGGGGGCTCTCAGCCTGTGCCCATAGTCTTCAGGGGGCCCAATGGCGCTTCAGCAGGCGTAGCTGCCCAACACTCACAGTGCTTTGCCGCCTGGTATGGGCACTGCCCAGGCTTAAAGGTGGTCAGCCCCTGGAGTTCAGAGGATGCAAAAGGACTTATTAAATCAGCCATTCGGGATAACAATCCAG TGGTGGTGTTGGAGAATGAATTGATGTATGGAGTTCCTTTTGAACTTCCCCCAGAGGCTCAGTCAAAAGATTTTCTGATTCCTATTGGAAAAGCTAAAATAGAAAGGCAAG GGACAAATGTAACCATAGTTTCCCATTCAAGACCTGTGAGCCACTGCTTAGAAGCTGCGACGGTGCTATCTAAAGAGGGAATTGAATGTGAG GTGATAAATATGCGAACCATCAGACCAATGGACATTGAAACAATAGAAGCCAGTGTCATGAAGACCAATCACCTTGTAACTGTGGAAGGAGGCTGGCCACAGTTTGGAGTAGGAGCTGAAATCTGTGCCAGGATCATGGAAG GCCCCGCGTTCAACTTTCTGGATGCTCCTGTAATTCGTGTCACCGGTGCCGATGTCCCTATGCCTTATGCAAAGGTTCTAGAAGACAACTCTGTACCTCAGGTTAAAGACATCATATTTgcaataaagaaaacattaaatatcTAG